The DNA sequence GCGGGTATAAACGTCATTGATTTTTTATAGGTGGCATACATGCCATATACCTTATAACAGGCATATATGTTATTATTTCCTTAGAGCAGGTATTTATGTCATTGATTCTGtatagtatatgtatatttcattgatTCTGTTTAGTATGAGTAATTTTTCAGTTTAAAGATTCACATTTCCTAGTTGATAGATTTtgtggaaagggggaagggatttTTTGGTaagtaacctagcctaacctaaatGTAAAGAAAAGGAATATCAGAGATATtaagattaaaaagaaagaaacaaaaccCAAGAATTtggctttttatttctattaggagagacaggaggaggctATCCTGGAGGTAGATATGCTGAAATATTAATTCATCTAAGGCTTTTGTATTGCAGATGCACAAGATTTGTAAAAGTAAAGAATACACTAATCAAAAGCAGTATTTAGAATTTTTATAATATTTATTAAGAAAGTATTTACTTCAGAATTTTTTTAATTCTGGATGCAACTAtttgatattattttatattctaTATTTTATCTTAAGAATTGTTTTATTTGTGATTTATGGTAAGGAAATGAATGTAGTGTTTATGCTTGTTACACAGGGATCTTTTGTAATTGGTTGTTCATTATTTAGTACTTTTATAATATTAATGTCAGTAGATTGATATACAACTTTCGTGTAAACCTTTAATTATGTTTCTGTTGAGTTTTTACTCTGTAAAGGAAAATTCATTGTTAGCCAATAATGACAGTGTTTAGGGAATACAGTTTACTGCTTAGACGTACTATTTTGTACCTGCAAAAATGCTTTTACCTACTGTGATGTTTGTCTCAAAATGTGTTATTTTGAAATATGATTAAGATGACTCACATACGTACTTTTTACAGAGATGATAATTTAACAGATGTCAGAACATATTCACTTCCTTCATACTCCAAACCTGCATGGGTACAATGTTAAGTTTTGCCCATTTCACCAAGATCATGTAGCTGTCGCAACAGCACAAAATTTTGGACTTTCAGGTGAGTTTTACAAATGGTACATTAATTTTGGTAAATTGTTGCACATTTGATATTATACCATTGATGATAAATGGAGTCCAAAGATTGTTTAGGACTTCTTCCACTTATTGGATTTCAAGTTCAGTTAGAGATCAGTTTCAGCCCTTGTATTCATCTAGCTGTCATAATATTACAGATGCATATTTCTCATTCGTACATCAGAATGAATTACAAAACACTATCCTAAATTTCTGCCCTATCTATGTTCTCAGTTTTCAGTGTAGTATCAACTTTCTTTTATTTGTCTGTTACCATAAACATTGTTCTCAATCCCATGGGTTCATTATCTGCCCCTCGGTTAATTCAtatgcatcctcaacccatggctagTGTAATGAAAATGAAACTTTCCTCTTTGCTACAGAAGTTGATTCATCAAGTGACTCATCAGTTTTCACCTCCCCAGTATCAGAGGGCAGGTATATTTGGAGGTGTAGGgttacaggatttttttttttatttttgttctgTTAACTAAATAAGTTTTCTCTGGTTATTATGatgattgataggtgtgtgaaagagagacttttggatgttaatgtgctgagaggtgcagctggaggaatgtctgatcattatcttgtggaggcgaaggtgaacatttgtagaggttttcagaagagagaattttggggtgaagagagtggtgagagtaagtgagcttgggaaggagacttgtgtgacaaagtaccaagagagattgagtacagaatggaaaaaggtgagaacgaaggacgtaaggggagtggggggaatgggatgtatttagggaagcagtgatggcttgcgcaaaagatgcttgcggcatgagaagcgtgggtggtgggcagattagaaaggatagtgagtggtgggatgaagaagtaagattattaatgaaagagaagagagaggcatttggacgatttttctaGGGAATtactgcaaatgattgggaggtgcatgaaagaaagaggcaggaggtcaagagaaaggtgcaagaggtgaaaaagagggcaaatgagagttggggtgagagagtatcattaaattttagggagaataaaaagatgttttggaaggaggtaaataaagtgtgtaagacaagggaacaaatgggaacatcagtgaagagggctaatggggaggtgataacaaatagtggtgatgtgagaagatggagtgagtattttgaaggtttgttgaatgtgtttgatgatagagtagcagatatagggtgttttggtcgaggtggtgtgcaaagtgagatggttagggagaatgatttggtaagcagagaagaggtagtaaaagctttgcggaagatgaaagccggcaaggcagcggatttggatggtattgcagtggaatttattaaaaaagggcgtgactgtgttgttgactggttggtaaggttatttaatgtatgtatgactcatggtgaggtgtctgaggattggcggaatgcttgcataatgccattgtgcaaaggcaaaggggataaaggtgagtgctcaaattacagaggtataagtttgttgagtattcctgggaaattatttgggagggtattgattgagaggatgaaggcatttacagagcagtgtggtttcagaagaggtagaggatgtgtggatcaggagtttgctgtgaagaatgtatgcgagaaatacttagaaaagcaaatggatttgtatgtagcatttatggatctgtagaaggcatatgatagagttgatagagatactctgtggagggtattaagaatatatggtgtgggaggcaagttgttagaagcagtgaaaggtttttatcgaggatgtaacgcatgtgtatgagtaggaagagaggaaagtgattggttctcagagaatgtaggtttgtggcaggggtgcgtgacgtctccatggttgtttaatttgtttatggatggtgttgttagagaggtgaatgcaaggattttggagagaggggcaagtatgcagtctgttgtggatgagagagcttgggaagtgagtcagttgttgttcgctgatgatatagcgctggtggctgattcgagtgagaaactgcagaagctggtgactgagtttggtaaagtatgtgaaagaagaaagctgagagtaaatgtgaataagagcaaggttattaagtacagtagggttgagggacaagtcagttgggaggtacatgtgaatggggaaaaactggaggaagtgaagtgttttagatatctgggagtggatttggcagcggatggaaacatggaagtggaagtgagtcacagagtgggggagggggcgaaatttctgggtgcgttgaaaaatgtgtggaaggcgagaacgttatcccggaaagcaaaaatgggtatgtttgaaggaatagtggttctgacaatgttatatggttgtgaggcttgggccatagatagagttgtgcagaggagggtggatgtgctggaaatgagatgtttgaggacaatctgtggtctgaggtggtttgatcgagtaagtaatgaaagggtaagagagatgtgtggtaataaaaagagtgtggttgagagagcagaagagggtgttttgaaatggtttggttgcatggagagaatgagtgagtaaagattgactaagaggatgtatgtgtcaaaggtggagggaacgaggagaagtgggagaccaaattgggaggtggaaagatggagtgaaaaagattttgagtgatcggggcctgaacatgcaggagggtgaaaggagggcaaggaatagagtgaattggatcgatgtggtataccggggttgacgtgctgtcagtggattgaatcagggcatgtgaagcgtctggggtaaaccatggaaagctgtgtaggtatgtatatttgcgtgtgtggacgtatgtatatacatgtgtatgggggtgggttgggccatttcttttgtctgtttccttgcgctaccttgcaaacgcgggagacagcgacaaagcaaaaaaaaaatatatatatatatatattgtatattaataggtatgtatatgtgcgtgtgtggacgtgtatgtatagccatgtgtatgtgggtggggttggtccattctttcatctgtttccttgcgctacctcgctaacgcgggagacagagacaaagtataataaataaataaataaattatgagAATAAAAGTATCTGCAATTATGTTTTGTTCCTTATTCCATCTGACTCATGCTAGGGTTATAATGTTCTCCATTGTCAACACTTTTTAGAACCTGTCAATCAAATCTTCACATATTTTTCACATTTCAGATTGTTTAAGGGCAGTTGGCTTTAGGCAAGATACTGTTTTCATGTTTCAGATAGTTGCTAAGTTTGAGGAGGGAAATGTATTCAGTGCACAAAAAGAGAACAAGGATTAGAGTGAGGATGGGAGTAAAAGTGAATGGTAGTGTATCAAGTGGGATCATCATTGTAAGAGTGAATAGGGGTGAGAAGTGAAAGAGAGATTAATTACAGAGAGAAGAAAGATATTAGACAGCAGGGCAGAATACTGAGAGACACGGTACAtgtgtttttctgtctgtctagGTATTAGCCAGAGAGTTCCTTCCAGATTTATCAGAGAACTACACATGATTATCATAGATATTCTTCAAAAATAATCATTCTGGAAGGTTAACACTGAGGACATTGTTGACTTCTTTCTAATCAGGTATAGAGAAAACACTTAATATTAGAAAGTCTTGCAGAAAGTTAGGTATGATGTCGCTAACCATACGAGCttatgatagaagaaaaaaagaaataatcagagTGCATACAAATAGCCTAACACAGCAGTCATTGCAAGACCTCTATGTTTGGATCCACGTAGCAAATTCAGCCCTTTTAGGTGCAAATGCACAGATGATTTTGTTTGAATTAACCAAGAATCAAATGGATGGGGGCTAAGTTGATAAGAGCTAACTGATGTATATGAGTAGTAACTTTGTTTTACTATAAAACTGCAGTAATATACTTTGGATTACTGGTATATCAGGTAGTGCTTTTAAATTTGTGGCTGTTGGATTTGCAAATACTTATTCAAATAACAATCACTGGAAATTCTCTTTTCAGGTGGAGGGAGTTTGATTTTGGCTGATCTCAGCCTCCCTGATAATGGTATAGTATGTAGCTGTGAATGGAAAGATGGCTTGTTTGACCTGACATGGAGTGAGGAGATGCCAAACAAAATTGTTACTGCATCTGGAGATGGTACACTGCAGCTCTGGGATACAACCAAACCAGGGGTTTGTCATAAATTACAAATACACAGCACTTGTTCCCTACTCTGCTTTTGGATATTCACTAAACAAGGATTACATATAACCCACCAGTTCCTGATAGTTCAGATGGACACATATGATCAAGGATGGGGCCTCCAGCCCTCAAAGGATCATGTAGATGTAGAACTTTGGATGGAGGTGCAAAAGTCCTTTCATGTCTCCTTGCATTGGAACTAATGGATTGCTACCAATGAATGTATCTCCAGCTTTAGACATGGTTGCAGTTGAAACAAATGCCCCATTCTTGGAGTGCAGTTATTGGAACCAGAGTTATCTTTTCCTGCAGTACAGAACATAATTTGGGAAATGTTCTTTTGAGACCACTGTAATTGACTTCTGGGTTCAATAACGTTGGTTGCCTGCAAAAGGGAAAAACAACCTAGGTACTTGAGACTCATTCAGTTATGCCTTACTCCTTAGTCAATGCATTAAGATTTTCTGGACCACCTCAGCATCTTTGCTGGACCACTACCTCAAAGTCCAGGTGTCTAgtatttacatgtacatattttctcAAATATTACTTTTAGCATAGGTTTGGAGAATGACTTGCAAATGACACTTATATGTAATGCTTGTCCTTCTGATAGAGATAGTCCCAGACCATCTACAATgtctttcagtttttctttgaagaatttgcTGTACTACAATAGTGGGCATGTTCATATAGTGGTGTATGAAGATAAAAACCCGCACtggagaaataaataaataattttgggAGCACTGTATTTTGACCCAATACCTAGGACCCTCTTCAGGATAATGAAGAGGGTCTTAGGTTATGGGCCAAAGTTTAGAGCTCCCAGAATTACTTGTTTATTTCTCCAGTGTGGGTTCTATCTCCTTCAATCAACATAGCAATACATTTTTGCAATATAGTCCCTTATTTTGTTCACAGGCTCCATTGATGCTTTATCAGGAGCACACGAAGGAAGCTTACAGTTTAGACTGGAGTCAAACACGTGACCATCAGCTTTTCATTTCTGCATCCTGGGATGCAACATTAAAGTTGGTATGTATTAATATTGCATCCTTAAGTAAATTTTCAAGGTAAGAATGGTGCTATCAGgtgtgggtggatcaggtgtttgctctgaagaatttttgtgagaaatacagagagaaaatgaaagtagGAGGAtgagttgttccaggtgaaggtgggtcttttacagggatgtgtgatgtcaccatggctgtttaatctgtttatggatgtggtgtaAAGGAGGTGAATCCAAGTGTCGGAAAGACAGGCAGGTTTACAGTCTGTTGGGGTggggggcctgggaggtgagtccgtatttactgtttgctgataacacagatAACACAGTACTTTTAGTGATAAATCCagaccaaaggtgacttttcactcgcagtgttgTTTCTTGTAGAAGGAGCCCAGTAACACTTGCAATCAGACATGAATAGATGTTCATGCATGACAGATAATTCAACGATCGGAATCTCAGGCAGATGTAGAGAGTATTGTTATCAGGGTATTGAAAACAAAATTATGAATAAGATATTAACTTTAAATTTTCTAATGTATAAGTGATCATTGTCAGGATTAGCAGTACAATTAGAGCAAAGtttgagagaaatgtttgtagataCATGCTGGTTAATGAAAGAATGTTATTCTCCTCTGTGATGCCAGActgctctctatctctctcaactctgatcccattccctttgggaattccctcaaggggatggccatggcaaaagtatcCATAATTGTTGCATTCCAGGGCCCGACTTTTCCCCCCTCATTAAAGCATCCACGAACAGCTGATGGTGTTCATTCTACACATCAGATTAACTAACCTTCAAACTTTTTCTCACAATTTCAGTGGGATCCAAATCATGGAAAATCTTTACTAACAATGTTGGGCCATGATGCTTTGGTATATCAAGCTGTTTGGTCTCCACGACTGTCTGGGTGTGTTGCTTCCGTTTCAGGTAAATGAAAGTACTTTTTCAAATGCATCGTATAATATGAGCTGAAAGTGACTTCATCATTGACTCTCATTCCTTTTCAAAACCACATTATAAGCTGAGCTGAAAGTGAACTGGTCATTAAGCCTCATTCATTTTCAAATACACATTATAATCTGAACTGAAAGTGAACTAATCATTACAcctcattcctttcaaattaggTACTTCTGGTCTGATCATCTGACATCCCTGAATATCCATTCATAATCAGAAATTGGAAATATACACTTATCTTTGTGTTCTCCTTATAGATCTCTTAATATTCTTACTATTCATGCCATGACGTATCTCCCTTTGGTGCACATTCCTGTTCAGTCCGTACTGATTAATTTTTATATCAAAGCCATCTCTGACTACCTTTATTCTATTGTAAATGGCATAGTTGCAATTGTCATCCTCAGCCATCAAAATAGAGTGCCATTTGAATGATCTAAGCAGAGCATGAGCTGGAAGTAGCCTTTATTTTTACAT is a window from the Panulirus ornatus isolate Po-2019 chromosome 32, ASM3632096v1, whole genome shotgun sequence genome containing:
- the LOC139758949 gene encoding peroxisomal targeting signal 2 receptor-like isoform X1, whose product is MSEHIHFLHTPNLHGYNVKFCPFHQDHVAVATAQNFGLSGGGSLILADLSLPDNGIVCSCEWKDGLFDLTWSEEMPNKIVTASGDGTLQLWDTTKPGAPLMLYQEHTKEAYSLDWSQTRDHQLFISASWDATLKLWDPNHGKSLLTMLGHDALVYQAVWSPRLSGCVASVSGDGTLRIWNAKKKPQPSMTIRVCEGEVLSCDWCKYNQNVIATAGTDGAIHGWDLRQPGQAVFNLKGHGYPVRRVKFSPFIETQLASVSYDFTTRIWDHKLPSPCLKVMDNHTEFVYGLDFSNHVEGLMADCAWDQTVGIYNLDKPFQAPQQPS
- the LOC139758949 gene encoding peroxisomal targeting signal 2 receptor-like isoform X2 is translated as MSEHIHFLHTPNLHGYNVKFCPFHQDHVAVATAQNFGLSGGGSLILADLSLPDNGIVCSCEWKDGLFDLTWSEEMPNKIVTASGDGTLQLWDTTKPGAPLMLYQEHTKEAYSLDWSQTRDHQLFISASWDATLKLWDPNHGKSLLTMLGHDALVYQAVWSPRLSGCVASVSGDGTLRIWNAKKKPQPSMTIRVCEGEVLSCDWCKYNQNVIATAGTDGAIHGWDLRQPGQAVFNLKNLGSQTTLSMSEGDGQPHRVCLWLRFFKPC